In Streptomyces sp. SID8374, one genomic interval encodes:
- a CDS encoding iron ABC transporter permease — protein sequence MSAPALAAEAQAPVSDTGRLAGGAVLVLLAVAIVLVGLWHLTQGTSGAGMWDLLRYAAGAREDVGGVPVGDIVAGSRLPRLLAGVAVGFALGAAGALLQSVTRNALASPDTLAVTAGAYFTLSAVAAFGLTVPLWASGAVAFAGGLLAAVLVLALTGRTAGTSGTRLVLAGSATAMALDAATAMLLILFDRNTTGLFAWGSGSLAQLNIDASMRAIPLVAVVLCVALALSRKLDVLGLGEDTASSLGVPIRATRTTAVLCAVLLTSTAVTLAGPIAFVGLGAPVLARLVAGRVRALHRHALLVPGAGLLGALLVLLADASLRAVLGAEGAASVPTGIPTALLGAVVIVVLALRLRDAGPVRQPPQARSATRSRRSFLLVVAGAVVLLAGAVLVGILAGSLWLRTGDLVLWVQGTAPELVGRALDDRMPRVAAAVLAGAALGLAGCAVQSAVRNPLAEPGVLGITAGAGLGAVAVVTSGLPGGRPLLIAAAVGTGLATFALIALLAWRGGFLPDRFVLIGIGCGYGLSAVSTFLLLRADPWNTPRILTWLSGTTYGRSLPDVVPVAVALLVALPLLLAMRRELDLLAVDEDTPRILGVSPARTRFASLTVAAVLAALGVIAIGVVGFVGLVAPHLARSLVGARHGRAIPVAMLIGGVLVCVADTLGRTLIAPAQIPAGLMVALVGAPYFVWLLRRSRA from the coding sequence GTGAGCGCTCCGGCCCTCGCAGCAGAAGCACAGGCGCCCGTATCCGACACCGGTCGCCTCGCCGGGGGCGCCGTCCTCGTGCTCCTCGCCGTCGCCATCGTGCTGGTGGGCCTCTGGCATCTGACCCAGGGGACCTCCGGCGCGGGCATGTGGGACCTGCTGCGGTACGCCGCCGGGGCGCGGGAGGACGTCGGCGGGGTGCCGGTCGGGGACATCGTCGCCGGTTCGCGGCTGCCCCGGCTGCTCGCGGGGGTGGCCGTCGGCTTCGCCCTCGGGGCCGCCGGGGCGCTGCTCCAGTCCGTCACCCGTAACGCCCTCGCGTCCCCGGACACCCTCGCGGTCACCGCCGGGGCCTACTTCACGCTGTCGGCCGTCGCCGCCTTCGGGCTCACCGTGCCGCTGTGGGCCTCCGGGGCCGTCGCCTTCGCGGGCGGCCTGCTCGCGGCGGTCCTCGTGCTGGCCCTGACGGGCCGTACGGCGGGCACCTCGGGCACCCGTCTCGTCCTCGCCGGGTCGGCGACGGCCATGGCGCTGGACGCGGCGACCGCGATGCTGCTGATCCTCTTCGACCGGAACACCACCGGCCTCTTCGCCTGGGGCAGCGGCTCCCTCGCGCAGCTCAACATCGACGCGTCGATGCGCGCGATCCCGCTGGTGGCCGTGGTGCTGTGCGTCGCCCTCGCGCTCTCCCGGAAGCTGGACGTGCTGGGCCTGGGCGAGGACACGGCGTCCTCGCTCGGTGTGCCGATCCGCGCGACCCGTACGACCGCCGTGCTCTGCGCCGTACTCCTGACCAGCACGGCGGTGACGCTCGCGGGCCCGATCGCGTTCGTGGGGCTCGGCGCCCCGGTCCTGGCCCGGCTGGTCGCCGGACGCGTCCGGGCCCTGCACCGGCACGCGCTGCTGGTCCCCGGGGCCGGGCTGCTCGGCGCGCTGCTCGTCCTGCTCGCGGACGCCTCGCTGCGCGCGGTGCTGGGGGCCGAGGGGGCCGCCTCCGTCCCCACGGGCATCCCGACCGCGCTGCTCGGCGCCGTCGTCATCGTGGTCCTCGCGCTCCGCCTCCGGGACGCGGGGCCGGTCCGGCAGCCCCCGCAGGCCCGGTCCGCCACCCGGTCGCGCCGGTCGTTCCTCCTCGTGGTGGCCGGCGCGGTGGTGCTGCTGGCCGGGGCCGTGCTGGTGGGGATCCTGGCGGGGAGCCTCTGGCTGCGTACGGGGGACCTCGTCCTCTGGGTGCAGGGCACCGCCCCCGAGCTGGTCGGGCGCGCACTCGACGACCGGATGCCCCGCGTGGCCGCCGCCGTCCTCGCGGGCGCGGCGCTCGGGCTTGCGGGGTGCGCCGTGCAGAGCGCGGTACGCAACCCGCTGGCCGAGCCGGGCGTGCTCGGCATCACGGCGGGGGCCGGGCTCGGCGCGGTGGCCGTCGTGACGTCCGGCCTGCCCGGCGGGCGGCCGCTGCTCATCGCGGCGGCCGTCGGCACCGGGCTCGCCACGTTCGCGCTGATCGCCCTGCTGGCCTGGCGCGGCGGCTTCCTGCCGGACCGGTTCGTGCTGATCGGCATCGGCTGCGGATACGGGCTCAGCGCCGTCTCCACCTTCCTCCTGCTGCGCGCCGACCCGTGGAACACGCCCCGGATCCTCACCTGGCTCTCGGGGACGACGTACGGGCGCTCGCTCCCCGATGTCGTACCGGTGGCGGTGGCCCTGCTGGTCGCGCTGCCGCTGCTGCTCGCGATGCGGCGCGAACTGGACCTGCTCGCCGTCGACGAGGACACCCCGCGCATCCTCGGCGTCAGCCCGGCCCGCACCCGCTTCGCCTCGCTCACCGTCGCCGCCGTCCTCGCGGCGCTCGGCGTGATCGCGATCGGGGTCGTCGGCTTCGTCGGGCTCGTCGCCCCGCACCTCGCCCGGTCCCTCGTCGGTGCCCGGCACGGCCGCGCGATCCCCGTCGCGATGCTCATCGGCGGGGTGCTGGTCTGCGTGGCCGACACCCTCGGCCGCACGCTCATCGCGCCCGCGCAGATCCCCGCCGGGCTCATGGTCGCGCTGGTCGGCGCCCCGTACTTCGTCTGGCTGCTCCGGAGGTCCCGCGCATGA
- a CDS encoding iron-siderophore ABC transporter substrate-binding protein: protein MIRARRLLASAATGLAVALATTACGTTDVKTPEAGAAASPASKDCAGDTTATSAKPVTLTDSLGRKVKLDKPAARIAVLEWQQVEDALTLCVTPVAVSDAKGYRTWVSAEKLPQGVTDIGTREEPDLDTLAAAKPDLVVVEAFDAKDETLVALEKRGIPVMATRGANPEDPIGNVRDVFNLIGEATGRTERAKQVIGEFDDHLARAKKQVADADLPTQDFLFFDGWLQGGNLTVRPYGQGALFTAIGEELGMKAAWTDDINKAYGDGGVDPSYGLAQTDVEGLTGVGKANLFYANDEGAGGYVTALQKNPVWKSLPAVKEGRAHSFPARVWGAGGPRSCEQAIDAYVDVLTKK, encoded by the coding sequence ATGATCCGCGCCCGCCGTCTCCTGGCGTCAGCCGCCACCGGGCTCGCCGTCGCCCTCGCCACTACGGCCTGCGGCACCACCGACGTCAAGACGCCCGAGGCAGGCGCCGCCGCCTCCCCGGCCTCCAAGGACTGTGCCGGGGACACCACCGCCACCTCGGCCAAGCCGGTCACCCTCACCGACAGCCTCGGCCGCAAGGTGAAGCTGGACAAGCCCGCCGCACGCATCGCCGTCCTGGAGTGGCAGCAGGTCGAGGACGCCCTCACGCTCTGCGTCACGCCCGTCGCGGTCTCCGACGCGAAGGGGTACCGGACCTGGGTCAGCGCGGAGAAGCTCCCCCAGGGCGTGACGGACATCGGCACCCGCGAGGAGCCCGACCTCGACACGCTCGCCGCGGCCAAGCCCGACCTCGTCGTGGTGGAGGCGTTCGACGCCAAGGACGAGACCCTGGTCGCGCTGGAGAAGCGGGGCATACCGGTGATGGCCACCCGGGGCGCCAACCCCGAGGACCCCATCGGCAACGTGCGCGACGTGTTCAACCTGATCGGCGAGGCCACCGGGCGCACCGAGCGGGCGAAGCAGGTGATCGGCGAGTTCGACGACCACCTCGCACGGGCCAAGAAGCAGGTGGCGGACGCCGATCTGCCGACGCAGGACTTCCTCTTCTTCGACGGCTGGCTCCAGGGCGGCAACCTCACGGTCCGCCCGTACGGGCAGGGCGCGCTGTTCACCGCGATCGGTGAGGAGCTGGGGATGAAGGCCGCCTGGACCGACGACATCAACAAGGCGTACGGCGACGGCGGCGTCGACCCCTCCTACGGCCTGGCCCAGACCGACGTCGAAGGGCTGACCGGCGTGGGCAAGGCGAACCTCTTCTACGCCAACGACGAAGGCGCCGGTGGCTACGTCACCGCCCTCCAGAAGAACCCGGTCTGGAAGTCGCTCCCCGCCGTGAAGGAAGGCCGCGCGCACAGCTTCCCCGCGCGCGTCTGGGGCGCCGGCGGGCCGCGCTCGTGCGAGCAGGCGATCGACGCGTACGTCGACGTCCTCACCAAGAAGTGA
- a CDS encoding ABC transporter ATP-binding protein produces the protein MFTSHPPPPAALDGRDLVLRYGKTPVVHGVSLSLEPGRATALVGPNGSGKSTLLRSLARLHRVDDGTVTLGGGGGDEDGGPGRSVSLLSAREFAREVTLFSQSRPAPQGLTVAEVVAFGRHPYRRGFSGLSAEDRTAIAYAMDATGVRDMAARPAGELSGGETQRVWLAACLAQNTGVVLLDEPTNHLDLRYQIETLDLVRDLVQDHGIAVGIVLHDLDHAARVADTLVLMRAGRVHAAGPPADVLTAQNIGEVYDIRVEAYADPRTGRVRIDPVGRHPAPTTSAGNSRSSNREEDPS, from the coding sequence ATGTTCACCAGCCATCCCCCGCCCCCGGCCGCCCTCGACGGGCGTGACCTGGTCCTGCGGTACGGAAAGACCCCCGTCGTGCACGGGGTCTCGCTCTCCCTGGAACCCGGCCGCGCGACCGCCTTGGTCGGCCCAAACGGCAGCGGGAAGTCCACGCTGCTGCGCTCGCTCGCCCGGCTGCACCGGGTGGACGACGGCACGGTGACGCTCGGCGGCGGCGGTGGGGACGAAGACGGCGGCCCCGGGCGCTCCGTGTCCCTGCTCAGCGCCCGGGAGTTCGCCCGGGAGGTCACCCTGTTCTCCCAGTCCAGGCCCGCCCCGCAGGGCCTCACCGTGGCGGAGGTCGTGGCCTTCGGCCGCCACCCCTACCGGCGCGGCTTCTCCGGGCTCTCCGCCGAGGACCGGACCGCGATCGCGTACGCCATGGACGCCACCGGCGTACGCGACATGGCCGCCCGCCCCGCCGGGGAGCTCTCCGGCGGCGAGACGCAGCGCGTGTGGCTCGCGGCCTGCCTGGCCCAGAACACCGGTGTCGTCCTGCTGGACGAGCCGACCAACCACCTCGACCTGCGCTACCAGATCGAGACGCTGGACCTGGTGCGCGACCTCGTCCAGGACCACGGCATCGCCGTCGGCATCGTGCTGCACGACCTCGACCACGCCGCCCGCGTCGCCGACACCCTCGTCCTCATGCGCGCCGGCCGCGTCCACGCCGCCGGTCCGCCCGCCGACGTCCTCACCGCGCAGAACATCGGCGAGGTCTACGACATCCGCGTCGAGGCGTACGCCGACCCGCGTACGGGCCGGGTCCGTATCGACCCCGTCGGGCGGCACCCCGCCCCGACCACTTCCGCAGGCAACAGCCGTAGCAGTAACAGAGAAGAGGACCCTTCATGA